AAGAATCCATTCGTTCGGGTCAAACTCAACACTTAGGGGCTGATCGGCAAAAATGAACCGGTTGCGCTGTGGATTTTCTGCAACTTGGTAGCGGATAATGGTATCGCCACTGGTAAAATTGACCTTGATTTCCACCGGCATGTGGAAAATCTCGGGTGCGCCAGACATATTATTTTGTGAAAGGTCAACAATGAGTTCCCAAGAATCCTGAATTTGATTTGCCTGCCAGCCGAGTGTATAAATCGGATAACCAAGACTATAAACCCATTCGTCAAAGAACCAATTTAGGTCAAGACCGGTCATACCTTCGCAGATGCGCTGATAATCATCGGTGCTGGCATTACCGTATTTCAGGCTCTCACCATAGGCGCGCAGGGTGGCAAAGAAAATACCCGGTTGATCCCAAGTAGTATCGCCCATCACATATCTGAGCATATGCTGAATCCAGCCGGCTTTGCAATAGGAGTGCCCCCAGTCAAACTCATGACCTGGTGGCGGCGCGTAAATCGGATGGGTATCGGTTGACTCCTCTTCAAAGTAGTCGCGGGCGCGGGAGCGTATCTGGTCGTAAAAGGCATTAAGACCACGCTGGTGCCAGGTGTAAAGTTCATCCGAATAGGTGGCAAAACCCTCATTGAGCCAGATGTTGCGCCAGTCAAGGCAGGTAACCATATCACCCCACCAGTGATGGGAGAGTTCATGGGCAATGCCATTGTCGTTGCCCACCTGAATCCAGTAGCGGTGAACCATTGTTAGGGTCTGATTTTCCATTCCACCCCATTGAAATGGATAGACAACCACATGACCGTATTTTTCATTAGCAAATGGATAGGGTCCATAGCGGAGCGAGTCGGAGAAAAAGGCAAGCATATCAAGAATATTACGGAAGGCATTTACTGCCCGGGTGGAGTCCTCAGGCCATATGAAGTTCTGCACATAGAGTGATTCACCAGGTGCTGGATAAAACCACTCCTTGAAGCTTGCCCATTTGGAGGCGGCAAAGGTGACAAGATAGGTGCTGATGGGATAGCGATGGGTCCACCAAGAGGTTTTTTTGCCTCCAGCAATCGTGATACTGTCAAGAACGCCATTGGAGCAGCCGGACATTGAGTCCGGTGTGGTGATATTGACCTGACAGCCGCGTTCCGCCTTGTCCCACGGCTCATCAAAACAGGGAAACCAGTAGCGGGCATCGGCAGGTTCGGTGGTGGAATAGCAGACGGCGTGAGGGATACCCGAGGTGCCACGGGGATAAAAATAAAAACCACGGTTCTGGGTACCGGAATTACGATGGTAATAGATGTCAACTGCAAGCGACTCGCCATTGTTGAATTCCTGGTCAAGGTCGATCAGGAGTCTGCCACTTCCCGCAGTAAAGTCGCAGACATTGCCTTCCCGACTAACCGAGTCGCAGACAAGATTAACAAAGTGCAGGCTGAAGGTATCAAAATGGTCATGACGGGCAATGAGTTCAACTCGGCAGTGGGCGTTCATTGCCCCGGAGTTCATAGGTAAATCAAGGTCGATCCGGTAAAAACGAACATCAAAGTGATGGGTTGACTCGGCGAAACTCCATTCGGTTCGAGGAAGAAGTGTAAACTTTCCTTCGGTCAGGGGTTGAGCAAAAGCGAGCGTAAATAGACCGAAGGCAAAAATTGTCCATCCAATCCTGTTCATTTTTTTACTCCTTTTCTAATGCTTTTGTGCGGAAAAGCCATCGTAACCAACACAAAGAATAGAAGGCTGATGACTATTCCCGGTATAAACCCGTGAATCCCGAACGGATTTTTTAAAGCCATCCAGGTGAGCGCGGTCAGGGAACCGGCAAGCATTGATGAGAATGCTGCAGGACGGCTTGCCCTTTGCCAGTAAAGTCCGAAGAGATAGGGCCAGAGTGTGGTTGAGGCAATAACCCCCCAGGCAAAACCGGTTATAACCAAAATCATCGCCGGTGGCTTTATCGCCACGATGAACGCAACAATGCCTACTCCTGCGGCAACCAGGCGTGAGATTAGCACCTCTTTTTCTGGATTCAACTTGACGCCAAAACTGTCCCGGGTCAGGTCTTTGACAATCGCACTGGCAGCGGTGATTAAAATGGCAGCAAAGGTTGACATTCCCGCAGCAACCACACCGGTAAGGAAGATGGCACCGGCAAAGGGTGTAAGCGAGGACTTCACTAAGTTGGGAATCGCTTGGTCAGGATTGGCAAGGTTAGGGAAAAACAGCCGGCTTGTCGCACCGTTGAAATAAGGCAAAAGCGCCATTGCTGCACCTGCTGTCGCCAGGACCGTGCCCAGTTTTAATACCTTGACACTTTTTATGGAGTAAAACCGGCTGACCAGTTGCGGCATTCCCCAAACTCCGAAGGAAACAATCGCGCAATAGGACAAAAGCCCTGCCCAGCCCCAGACACCTGGCGTCTGGAGAAACTTGCCATTGTCAATCGTCCCGAGCCGGACAAAGAGCTGGTTCAAACCTCCGGCGCGACT
The DNA window shown above is from candidate division WOR-3 bacterium and carries:
- a CDS encoding M1 family aminopeptidase, which gives rise to MNRIGWTIFAFGLFTLAFAQPLTEGKFTLLPRTEWSFAESTHHFDVRFYRIDLDLPMNSGAMNAHCRVELIARHDHFDTFSLHFVNLVCDSVSREGNVCDFTAGSGRLLIDLDQEFNNGESLAVDIYYHRNSGTQNRGFYFYPRGTSGIPHAVCYSTTEPADARYWFPCFDEPWDKAERGCQVNITTPDSMSGCSNGVLDSITIAGGKKTSWWTHRYPISTYLVTFAASKWASFKEWFYPAPGESLYVQNFIWPEDSTRAVNAFRNILDMLAFFSDSLRYGPYPFANEKYGHVVVYPFQWGGMENQTLTMVHRYWIQVGNDNGIAHELSHHWWGDMVTCLDWRNIWLNEGFATYSDELYTWHQRGLNAFYDQIRSRARDYFEEESTDTHPIYAPPPGHEFDWGHSYCKAGWIQHMLRYVMGDTTWDQPGIFFATLRAYGESLKYGNASTDDYQRICEGMTGLDLNWFFDEWVYSLGYPIYTLGWQANQIQDSWELIVDLSQNNMSGAPEIFHMPVEIKVNFTSGDTIIRYQVAENPQRNRFIFADQPLSVEFDPNEWILDVNTVTVGIASDSEGKPISAHPELKLGANPVWRSLLINYTLPKPATISLEIFDVSGKRIKCLKAGKQTQGNHSLTWESNKLPAGIYFLTLKTEKEKLVRKFIICN
- a CDS encoding sodium/solute symporter (Members of the Solute:Sodium Symporter (SSS), TC 2.A.21 as described in tcdb.org, catalyze solute:Na+ symport. Known solutes for members of the family include sugars, amino acids, nucleosides, inositols, vitamins, urea or anions, depending on the system.), yielding MNPALIYALVLFLYLATLFIIGVITSARMKRSAEGFYLGSRTLGPWVTSFSFVAAYFSSVVIIGGGGFGYKYGMATLWIGATNVLIGTLLAWIVLGKRTRALTARLNSITLPDLFAKRYNSPESRFYSALIIGIFLVIYSVSVLQGMGHSFAVLMDLPYIYGLLISGVIIIVYVALGGYLAVVWTGFFQAWIMILGLLILTFASISRAGGLNQLFVRLGTIDNGKFLQTPGVWGWAGLLSYCAIVSFGVWGMPQLVSRFYSIKSVKVLKLGTVLATAGAAMALLPYFNGATSRLFFPNLANPDQAIPNLVKSSLTPFAGAIFLTGVVAAGMSTFAAILITAASAIVKDLTRDSFGVKLNPEKEVLISRLVAAGVGIVAFIVAIKPPAMILVITGFAWGVIASTTLWPYLFGLYWQRASRPAAFSSMLAGSLTALTWMALKNPFGIHGFIPGIVISLLFFVLVTMAFPHKSIRKGVKK